In the genome of Pseudomonas protegens, one region contains:
- the ptsP gene encoding phosphoenolpyruvate--protein phosphotransferase encodes MLELTVEQISMGQTAVDKSAALHLLADKLVADGLVADGYLAGLKAREAQGSTFLGQGIAIPHGTPETRDQVFATGVRLLQFPDGVDWGDGQIVYLAIGIAAKSDEHLRLLQLLTRALGETDLGQALRRASTPEALLKLLQGAPQELALDAQMIGLGVAAEDFEELVWRGARLLRQAECVSNGFAAVLQQVEALPLGDGLWWLHSEQTVLRPGLAFVTPDKPIRYLGQPLSGLFCLASLGEAHQALLERLCALLIEGRGQELGRATSRRAVLEVLGGELPADWPSARIALANAHGLHARPAKELAQLAKNFEGEIRIRIVDGQDSAVSVKSLSKLLSLGARRGQVLELIAEPSIAADALPALLAAIEAGLGEAVEPLPAASAPREQPQEVEVPLSAPASGSLIQAIAAAPGIAIGPAHIQVQQAIDYPLRGESTAIERQRLQQALAEVRLDIDGLVQRSQAKAIREIFITHQEMLDDPELSDEVDTRLKQGESAEAAWMTVIETAAKQQEALQDALLAERAADLRDIGRRVLAQLCGIETPAEPDQPYILVMDEVGPSDVARLDPARVAGILTARGGATAHSAIVARALGIPALVGAGASVLLIKSGTPLLLDGQRGRLHVDADSHTLQRAAEERDSREQRLKAAAEQRHQQAHTTDGHAVEVFANIGESAGVAAAVENGAEGIGLLRTELIFMAHPQAPDEATQEAEYRRVLDGLAGRPLVVRTLDVGGDKPLPYWPIAKEENPFLGVRGIRLTLQRPLIMEAQLRALLRSADNRPLRIMFPMVGSVEEWRQARDMTERLRQEIPVADLQLGIMIEVPSAALLAPVLAKEVDFFSVGTNDLTQYTLAIDRGHPTLSAQADGLHPAVLQLIDITVRAAHAHGKWVGVCGELAADPLAVPVLVGLGVDELSVSGRSIAEVKARIRELSLTQAQTLAQQALAVGSAHEVRALVEAM; translated from the coding sequence GGGCTCGACCTTTCTCGGCCAAGGCATCGCCATTCCCCACGGCACCCCGGAAACCCGCGATCAAGTCTTTGCCACCGGCGTGCGCCTGTTGCAGTTTCCCGACGGCGTGGACTGGGGCGACGGGCAGATCGTCTACCTGGCCATCGGCATCGCGGCCAAATCCGACGAGCACCTGCGCCTGCTGCAACTGCTGACCCGGGCCCTGGGGGAAACCGACCTGGGCCAGGCCCTGCGTCGCGCCAGTACCCCGGAGGCCCTGCTCAAGCTGTTGCAGGGCGCGCCTCAGGAACTGGCGCTGGACGCGCAGATGATCGGCCTCGGGGTCGCGGCGGAAGATTTCGAGGAGCTGGTCTGGCGCGGCGCTCGCCTGTTGCGTCAGGCCGAGTGCGTGAGCAACGGCTTTGCCGCGGTGCTGCAACAAGTTGAAGCGCTGCCCCTGGGCGACGGCCTGTGGTGGTTGCACAGCGAGCAGACCGTGCTGCGCCCCGGGCTGGCCTTTGTCACCCCGGACAAACCCATCCGCTACCTGGGGCAGCCTCTGAGCGGCCTGTTCTGCCTGGCCAGCCTTGGGGAAGCCCATCAAGCCCTGCTGGAGCGCCTGTGTGCGCTGCTGATCGAAGGCCGAGGCCAGGAACTGGGCCGCGCCACCAGCCGCCGCGCGGTGCTGGAAGTGCTCGGCGGTGAGTTGCCCGCGGACTGGCCCAGCGCGCGCATCGCCCTGGCCAATGCCCACGGCCTGCATGCGCGCCCGGCCAAGGAGCTGGCGCAACTGGCGAAAAACTTTGAAGGCGAGATCCGCATCCGCATCGTCGATGGCCAGGATTCCGCGGTGTCGGTCAAGAGCCTGAGCAAGCTGCTGAGCCTCGGAGCCCGACGCGGCCAGGTGCTGGAGCTGATCGCCGAACCGAGCATTGCCGCCGATGCCTTGCCGGCCCTGCTGGCGGCCATCGAAGCCGGCCTCGGCGAAGCCGTCGAGCCCCTGCCGGCGGCCAGCGCCCCCCGGGAACAACCACAAGAAGTCGAGGTGCCGCTCAGCGCCCCGGCTTCCGGCAGCCTGATCCAGGCCATCGCCGCCGCTCCCGGCATCGCCATCGGCCCGGCCCACATCCAGGTTCAACAAGCCATCGACTACCCGCTGCGGGGCGAGTCCACCGCCATCGAGCGTCAGCGCCTGCAGCAGGCCCTGGCCGAGGTGCGCCTGGACATCGACGGGCTGGTCCAGCGCAGCCAGGCCAAGGCCATTCGCGAGATCTTCATCACCCACCAGGAAATGCTCGACGACCCCGAGCTGAGCGACGAGGTGGACACCCGCCTCAAACAGGGTGAAAGCGCCGAAGCGGCGTGGATGACCGTGATCGAAACCGCCGCCAAACAGCAGGAAGCCCTGCAGGACGCCTTGCTCGCCGAACGTGCCGCCGACCTGCGGGATATCGGTCGCCGGGTGCTGGCGCAACTGTGCGGCATCGAAACCCCGGCCGAGCCGGACCAGCCCTACATCCTGGTGATGGACGAAGTCGGTCCTTCGGACGTGGCGCGCCTCGATCCGGCCCGGGTCGCCGGCATTCTCACCGCTCGCGGCGGCGCCACCGCCCACAGCGCCATCGTCGCCCGGGCCCTGGGCATTCCAGCCCTGGTGGGCGCGGGCGCCAGCGTGCTGCTGATCAAGTCCGGCACGCCCTTGCTGCTGGACGGCCAGCGCGGCCGCCTGCATGTCGACGCCGATAGCCACACCCTGCAGCGGGCCGCCGAGGAGCGTGACAGCCGCGAGCAACGGCTCAAGGCCGCCGCCGAGCAACGTCATCAACAGGCCCATACCACGGACGGTCACGCCGTCGAGGTGTTCGCCAATATCGGTGAGAGCGCCGGGGTCGCCGCCGCCGTGGAAAACGGCGCCGAAGGCATCGGCCTGTTGCGCACCGAACTGATCTTCATGGCCCATCCCCAGGCCCCGGACGAAGCCACCCAGGAAGCCGAATATCGCCGCGTGCTCGACGGCCTCGCCGGGCGTCCGCTGGTGGTGCGCACCCTGGATGTGGGCGGCGACAAACCGCTGCCTTACTGGCCGATCGCCAAGGAAGAAAACCCCTTCCTCGGCGTGCGCGGCATCCGCCTGACCCTGCAGCGGCCGCTGATCATGGAAGCGCAATTGCGCGCCCTGTTGCGCTCGGCGGACAACCGCCCGCTGCGGATCATGTTCCCCATGGTCGGCAGCGTCGAAGAATGGCGTCAGGCCCGGGACATGACCGAGCGCCTGCGCCAGGAAATCCCGGTGGCCGACCTGCAACTGGGGATCATGATCGAAGTGCCGTCCGCCGCCTTGCTGGCGCCGGTGCTGGCCAAGGAAGTGGACTTCTTCAGCGTCGGCACCAACGACCTGACCCAATACACCCTTGCCATCGACCGTGGCCACCCGACGCTCTCCGCCCAGGCCGACGGCCTGCACCCGGCGGTGCTGCAACTGATCGACATCACCGTGCGCGCCGCCCATGCCCACGGCAAATGGGTGGGTGTGTGCGGCGAACTGGCGGCCGACCCGCTGGCGGTGCCGGTGCTGGTGGGCCTTGGCGTGGATGAACTCAGCGTCTCCGGGCGCAGCATCGCCGAGGTCAAGGCGCGGATTCGCGAACTCAGCCTGACCCAGGCGCAAACCCTTGCTCAACAGGCTTTGGCCGTCGGCAGCGCCCACGAGGTGCGCGCCCTAGTGGAGGCCATGTAA
- the pfkB gene encoding 1-phosphofructokinase — MAKILTLTLNPALDLTVQLARLEVGEVNRSDALHSHAAGKGLNVAQVLADLGHQLTVSGFLGENNPQAFDALFAQRGFVDAFIRVPGTTRSNIKLAESDGRITDINGPGPEVSEAAQQALIERLEQIAPGHDAVVVAGSLPRGVSPEWFQALLLRLKNLGLKVALDTSGAALRAGLSAGPWLIKPNTEELADVLGSPVLGVAVQAEAARLLHAQGVEHVVISQGAEGVNWFSAAPSLQALPPKVSVLSTVGAGDSLLAGMLHGLLSAQPFEQTLRTATAIAAMAVTQIGFGISDRAQLARLEQGVRVHPLLEQ; from the coding sequence ATGGCAAAGATTCTCACCCTGACCCTCAATCCGGCGCTGGACCTGACGGTGCAGCTGGCCCGCCTGGAGGTCGGGGAGGTCAACCGCAGCGACGCCCTGCACAGCCACGCGGCGGGCAAGGGCCTGAACGTGGCCCAGGTGCTGGCCGACCTTGGCCATCAACTGACCGTCAGTGGCTTTCTCGGGGAAAACAATCCACAGGCGTTTGACGCACTGTTCGCCCAGCGCGGATTTGTCGATGCCTTTATCCGCGTGCCCGGCACCACCCGCAGCAACATCAAGCTGGCCGAAAGCGATGGCCGCATTACCGATATCAACGGCCCCGGGCCCGAGGTCAGCGAGGCCGCGCAACAGGCATTGATCGAGCGCCTGGAGCAGATCGCCCCCGGGCATGACGCGGTGGTGGTCGCCGGCAGCTTGCCGCGAGGCGTCAGCCCCGAATGGTTCCAGGCGCTGTTGCTGCGCCTGAAAAACCTGGGTCTGAAGGTCGCCCTCGACACCAGCGGCGCCGCCTTGCGTGCTGGTCTGTCGGCGGGGCCCTGGCTGATCAAGCCCAACACGGAGGAACTGGCGGACGTCCTCGGCAGCCCGGTGCTTGGCGTGGCGGTGCAGGCCGAGGCGGCGCGCCTTCTGCACGCCCAGGGCGTCGAGCACGTGGTGATTTCCCAGGGTGCCGAGGGCGTCAACTGGTTCAGCGCCGCGCCGTCCCTGCAGGCCTTGCCGCCCAAGGTCAGCGTGCTCAGCACCGTGGGCGCTGGCGACTCGCTGTTGGCGGGCATGCTCCACGGCCTGCTCAGCGCTCAGCCGTTCGAACAGACCCTGCGCACCGCCACGGCGATTGCCGCCATGGCCGTGACCCAGATCGGTTTCGGCATCAGCGACAGGGCCCAATTGGCCCGGCTGGAGCAGGGGGTGCGCGTGCATCCCCTCCTAGAACAATAA
- a CDS encoding PTS fructose-like transporter subunit IIB, which translates to MKLAIITACPNGMVTSVLCARLLDAAAQRQGWSTSVEVHDDAHPERQLSAATLEAAEWVLVVSTGPVDMSRFVGKRVYRSTPAQALQDVDAVLRRGAEEAQIHVAAQANAEPLIEAGKRAPRLVAITACPTGVAHTFMAAEALQQTAKRLGYDLQVETQGSVGARNPLSAEAIAAADVVLLAADIEVPTERFAGKRIYRCGTGVALKQSEATLNKALAEGQLESSAAGAQAPAKQEKTGVYKHLLTGVSFMLPMVVAGGLMIALSFVFGITAFKEQGTLAAALMQIGGETAFKLMVPLLAGYIAYSIADRPGLAPGMIGGMLASTLGAGFIGGIIAGFLAGYAAKAISQYVRLPQSLEALKPILIIPLLASLFTGLVMIYVVGKPVAGMLEALTHFLDSMGTTNAILLGVLLGGMMCVDLGGPINKAAYAFSVGLLASQSYAPMAATMAAGMVPPIGLGIATFIARRKFAQTEREAGKAALVLGLCFISEGAIPFAAKDPLRVIPASIAGGALTGALSMYFGCKLMAPHGGLFVMLIPNAINHALLYLLAIVAGSLLTAVVYALVKRPESVELALEPAKAA; encoded by the coding sequence ATGAAGTTAGCCATTATTACCGCCTGCCCCAACGGCATGGTCACCAGCGTACTCTGCGCCCGCCTGCTGGACGCCGCGGCCCAGCGCCAGGGCTGGAGCACCAGCGTTGAAGTGCACGACGACGCCCATCCGGAACGCCAACTGTCAGCGGCCACCCTTGAGGCCGCCGAATGGGTGCTGGTGGTCAGCACCGGGCCTGTGGATATGTCGCGTTTTGTCGGCAAGCGGGTCTACCGCAGCACCCCGGCCCAGGCTCTGCAAGACGTTGATGCGGTGCTGCGTCGCGGCGCCGAAGAGGCCCAGATCCATGTCGCCGCCCAAGCCAATGCCGAGCCGCTGATCGAGGCTGGCAAGCGCGCGCCGCGCCTGGTGGCGATCACCGCTTGCCCGACTGGCGTGGCCCACACCTTCATGGCCGCCGAGGCTTTGCAGCAGACCGCCAAGCGCCTGGGCTACGACCTGCAAGTGGAAACCCAGGGCTCGGTTGGCGCGCGCAACCCGCTGAGCGCCGAAGCCATCGCCGCCGCCGACGTGGTGCTGCTGGCGGCGGACATCGAAGTGCCCACCGAGCGTTTTGCCGGCAAGCGCATCTACCGCTGCGGCACCGGCGTGGCCCTGAAGCAGTCCGAGGCGACCCTGAACAAGGCCCTGGCCGAAGGCCAGCTGGAGTCCTCCGCGGCAGGCGCCCAGGCACCGGCCAAGCAGGAAAAGACCGGGGTCTACAAACACCTGCTGACCGGGGTGTCGTTCATGCTGCCGATGGTGGTGGCGGGCGGCCTGATGATTGCCCTGTCCTTCGTCTTCGGCATCACCGCCTTCAAGGAGCAGGGCACCCTGGCTGCGGCCCTGATGCAGATCGGCGGCGAGACCGCCTTCAAGTTGATGGTGCCGCTGCTGGCCGGTTACATCGCCTACTCCATCGCCGACCGGCCAGGGCTGGCGCCGGGGATGATCGGTGGGATGCTCGCCAGCACCCTGGGCGCGGGTTTTATCGGCGGCATCATCGCCGGCTTCCTGGCCGGTTATGCGGCCAAGGCGATCAGCCAATATGTGCGGCTGCCGCAAAGCCTGGAGGCGTTGAAACCGATCCTGATCATCCCGCTGCTGGCCAGCCTGTTTACCGGGCTGGTGATGATCTACGTGGTGGGCAAGCCGGTGGCCGGCATGCTCGAAGCCCTGACCCACTTCCTCGACAGCATGGGCACCACCAACGCCATTCTGCTTGGGGTGCTGTTGGGCGGGATGATGTGCGTCGACCTGGGCGGGCCGATCAACAAGGCGGCCTATGCGTTCTCGGTGGGGCTGCTGGCCTCGCAGAGTTATGCACCGATGGCCGCGACCATGGCCGCGGGCATGGTGCCGCCGATTGGCCTGGGGATTGCCACCTTCATTGCCCGGCGCAAATTTGCCCAGACCGAACGTGAGGCCGGCAAGGCGGCGCTGGTGTTGGGGTTGTGCTTTATCTCCGAAGGGGCGATTCCGTTTGCCGCCAAGGACCCGCTGCGGGTGATTCCGGCGAGCATTGCCGGTGGTGCTCTGACTGGGGCCTTGTCGATGTATTTCGGCTGCAAGCTGATGGCGCCTCATGGCGGCCTGTTTGTGATGCTGATTCCGAATGCCATCAATCATGCGCTGCTGTATTTGCTGGCGATTGTCGCGGGGAGTTTGCTGACGGCGGTGGTGTATGCGTTGGTGAAGCGGCCCGAAAGCGTCGAACTGGCTCTGGAACCGGCCAAGGCGGCCTGA